One Nicotiana tomentosiformis chromosome 1, ASM39032v3, whole genome shotgun sequence genomic window, tAAGGCTGCAATCTGAcctgttagcctttgtacggccttcacgctgtccacaacgacgatgtcttcgatggcctcgattttatcggggttaacctctattccccgatgtgacaccatgaagccgaggaacttgcccgaaccgaccccgaaagcacatttttcgggattgagcttcatgttgtatttccttaaaattttgaacgtttcctacaaatgggtcaaatggtcctctgcacgcatggatttaactagcatgtcatcaatataaacttccattgatttttctatttgttcttcgaatattttatttactaggcgttggtaagtagcccctgcattctttagcccgaagggcatcacattataaaattatgttccatatttggtgacaaatgaagtcttttcctggtcctccgggttcatctggatttgattatacccggaataggcatcgagaaaagtgaggatctcgtggccggtcgtggcatcgatcatgcgatcgatgttgggcagcagaAAGGAATCTtcggggcatgctttgttcaaattcttatagtccacacacattctaagtttgttcccttttttaggcactacaactacgttggctaaccattcgggatatttcacctcccgaatggaccctactttgagaagcttggatacctcgtcctttatgaatgtgtgctttccctcagactggggtcttctcttttgcttcaccggtctgaacctgagGTCCAAACTTaaccgatgcgtcgttatgtcctgcgggatccctgttatatctaaatgggactaggcaaaacaatcgatgttatcgataagaaattgaacgagtttcttcctgagtgtggggctcaaccccgttcccaagtatatctttcgctcgggccagtgctcgattaatgtGACTTGCTCTAGGTCCTCGATTGTTGATTTAGTGGCGTTGGAGTCATCGGAAATCActaaagatcgagggaccctttgatcattatcctcttcgattttctggttatctggctgggtcgaagctgatgtctgtgattgctatttggtgtcccgctCTCCTTCCgagcccgatccttttatcggctaaggtgaggacattggtttagcttcctcgacggcgaacatttcctttgcggctagTTGTTCTCCGCACACCGTTTTGACACCTGTCGATGTCGGGAgtttgagggcctggtgtagggtcgaagtacagctctcatgttgtggatccatggccttctgaaaattgcgttgtatctcatgtcgccttcaatcacgtgaaactttgtttcctagatggttccggccacgtttattggtaggattatctcgcctttagtggtttcacatgccatattaaacccgtttagaaccagagttgcgggtatgatctgatcctgtaggccgagctgctctactaccttcaatcggatgatgttggccgagctacctggatcgattaacacacgcttaattttagttttattcatgagtacagatattaccagtgcgtcgttatgaggttagatgaccccttctgcatctttATTATCAAAGaacaaagtccccatgggtgcgtaatcttgagtccgagatcgcttttccctcataatcgatgttttagtgcgtttaagcactggtccttGAGGGTATCGATGCTGCCGATGATCATGTAaatgacgtgctgcggttcttcttgctcgttttgcttgctgaaatccctgtttttaaaatggttcttcgccctatcactcagaaattcccgaaggtgccctttgttaaataagcgggctatttcctctcttagttgcttgcaatcttccgttctatggccatgggtaccatgatatttgcacgTTTGATTGGAATTTCTttaggcaggatcggtctgcatgggtcgaggtcatttagtatctttgatgcgtccgatggccgacacgatagcggatgcaccaacgctgaagttatattctgataatcgaggtgcttctatatgatcggcatatttatcgaagccgttcttactcataagtccccgagaattttgccctcgatcaataTTGCGTGCTGAACCGATATtcacccgatctgcgacgtacggtcgatatcggtctttgttcgacctttgttctctgtcgatctccttttggtttttagtagctgtcctgttctgatgcacgggtccgtacggagctcccaactgatcatcctcgaccctaattttcgattggtatcggttgtgtacatctgtccaagttatcgctggatactcgatcaaattttgtttcagctgaTGTGATGCTGTCAAAcatagctcgttcaacccttgggtggaAGCTTGTacgacccaatcgtctgtgactggtggtaattccatgcgttccatttgaaatcaggatacgaattccctcagcatttcattctccctttgctttactttgaagaggtttgatttccttgttgcaacctttatggcaccagcatgtgcctttacgaacaaatctgctaacatggcaaaagaatcgatggaatttggtggtaaattgtgataccagatcatcgctcccttcgagagggtctccccgaactttttcaacaacacggattcgatctcatcgtcctccaaatcgttgcctttgatggcacatgtgtaagaggtgacatgttcgttaggatcagtcgtaccgttatatttgggaatttcgggcatacagaattttttgggaATTGGTTTCGGCACCGCACTCGACGGAAagggcttttgtatgaatttttttgaatcaagccccTTTTATTATTGGTGGAGCCCGCGAATTTGATCGACTCTGGCATTGCatgtttccactctcttgtcattggcttcgactcattttgtgagtttatcgagcaatttagtaattccgggagtagtccccgattcttgctcgtttgatttcgctatggcaggctctgttctaggggtgacttctcgaagtggattggaatctgGCCTGCTTTatgcgcgagtttggctctgtaactgagctattgctacttgttgggcttatagcatctcgaagatcatacgtaagctggccccaATTTTCCTCGcgttttgggtgtctcgggctacggatcgagtaccgtcCTGAATgtttctttccggttcggaacactgattcgcctccaaagctatttgtgaattgacatccaatggtatttcggctcgaattttgggtacttcgattcgagcctcggtgctatcgttaattggccttccggccctgggtgccaagttgttggtttcatcttgaaggccggcttcgtggacgataagtaaagccattgctgatttgaagttgtaagctggcgtgtactttagatttgtatcaaacgatcactgttacccttaaccccacggtgggcgccaaactatttaccgaaaaaatcggataacgttaaattttgtatgtggttctaaggatatgcgatacaattcgatataaatcgtgtagagaaatagatatacgtatattcttgactatgagaatgcaaATAGTGAGCAATAAAATAAATGAGATAAAGTAAAGTAAACACAAAGGGATCTCTTTCAATCTGAGAAGtgatttgttttcttctttttttctttagcttacaaggattcccccttttatagaagagggttattacaaaaaataataaaataaaacatatagtggaaggcccatgatgacttgtctcttccttgattcccgccaagattctctctcttggtgcggtcacaacggctcttgtctgtgagctcgatactggctcgagctcgataCTGGGTTGGGCctttcggtcttggctcgagtccgaccttcgagatgggcgtcgcgcatttccgacctcaaagcagtgccttgcggatcgattcggtcacgggctcgatagggttatcgagccgactcctcgatcgaCCTTCGGGTTCGAGGCTCATTAGTAccgacttcggagctcactcccaaaaatcTAATTACGACTTTTtgacactcgaactcgatcgaacgtagaaaaccgaaatctatttcgaccgtatacaggtatatgaatcaattctcacttaatacattttctccttttttttaatAGTGCACAACTGCACAAGCACAACAATGAGCATTAGTAATTAAACGTGCTAAATTAAACGTTGTGCTTCAGTAATTAATATATCTCCTCATGAAAAATATAAGAAAGCAAATCTTTATATTCAAACAATAAAATTGTACAAGCAAAGTGGAATAAATGTTCATTCACTATATAGCTATGTCCAGCTAGTTTCCGGACACCAATTCCCAAGCCAATGAAATTAGCATAGCTCAGAGAATTCAATTAGTGCTGACTTGCAGGTCAAGAAGCAAGATTTTCCAGGAGAAGTATGAGCAAAAATTAGCCACGCACTTAAACAGAGTCATCTATATGGCACTATCATTTGAGAagtcaaaatttattttttattttttataattttgaagaaaattgaatttttaattattaaaatttaagttACCAAACTTGGTATAGTTTCTTAATATgtatttgattttaaaaaaaatgtataTATTTAAGAAAATGACATCCAAATTCACATGACAAATAGATATTCCGACTCTTCAGAACTGGAAAAGCAAAAATAAGCAATAATTACACATGCTACACTATAGTATTAGGGGCGTTTGCTAAGAATAAAAAACAAAGATAAAGTTTAAGATTAACTTTAACTCACGTTTGATTTGTGGTATTAACGTATTAGCTAATTCTAAAATAACTTTACATTAAAATAATGGAATTAGTTATTCATATAGAAGGTAGGATAATTAATCTCATCTCATCTCATGTGATATCCCGCCATTGTACCAAATGAACTTGTGTTCAATAATTATTTATCTCCTAATGAAAATTATAAAAACATATTATTATATTAAAACAATAAAATTCTACACAAATAAGTGGTAGAGTGATCATTTActatactccatccgtttcaatttatgtgaacatattttctttttagtccgtgtaaaaaagaatgacatatttccctattttgaaataatttatctttatgcaatgatttatagccacacaaaatatatgtgcctcattttacaccacaaattcaaaagtcttctatctttttttaaatttcgtgTTCAGTCAAATGAATtcattgaaacggagggagtatttatTACGGCTAGGATGTTCCAGGACAGTCGTTCCCGAGTCAATGAATTTAGCATGCCTCACAAAATTCATATAGTGCCGGCTTGACTTACAGGTCAAGAAGCAAGATTTTCCAGGAGAAGTACGAGCAAAATTAGTCACGCAAACAGACTGCGTGTATATCAAGATACAACTCTATTTCCATCCTTTGTCTCCTAAGATAATATATTTTAATGCAAAATTCAACATTTTGGCTTCTTGATATTACTTTTATTATTACTTCTACTATTTTTCTCCCTTAGGTATTTTTTTTGTCTTGATATATTTTGTTGACATACTTGATATTAAATTAGAGAAAAGAAAATTAATGATAGCGGTAGTAGAGGAGGATTGGCGGTGATGGAGGTGCCAGCTTATTGGTGATGGTAGTTTTGGAATATAAGATTTGTttgaataaaaaaataatttgggaAAGACTCACGCGATTTAAAAATGTGAGAAACATATTTTTAGCCATATCAGTGAATTGTGTCTAGTAGGGagaatttttttaactttttaaaataaaatttacatagaTAAAAACTATGTAAAAAGTATTTTAAGTCATACTCTtttcgttttaatttatgtgatcttatttgactgggcacagacattaaaaaaaaagacttttgaacttgtgatataaaataaagcatatatttttttttgtgaCTATAAATAattacataaaggtaaattattttcaaatatgaaaAAGAGTCATTCTTTTAGGCACGGACTAAAAAAAATAAGTTAACATAAATCGAAACGGGAGGAATACTAATTAATACTCccccgttcacttttacttggcacgttttgacttttcacgccccttaacaaataataaatgaagtgcataatttatcatgatatccatattaattgatgcatattttattgaatttgaaaaaataatttaaaatgagtaataaatattgtgggtataaagagaaaaaaaaaattgtcttctcttgatagataagtaaaaataaaaatttatttttagtataccCGTCAAGTAAAATTGAAGTGCGAGAGTAATTCACAATATTTAAGAGGCATAAAAAAAGATTACGGTCAAAATCGAAACACCTTTGTATTACAAATTAATGAGTCCGAAGGTCTATAAATAGCTCTAGATATTCATAGACATCTTGACCCTTGTACTCATAAACCAAAAGAACAACTAAAACCGCAAAAAGATACTATAAATGATGATAGTAGAGTGGGAGCTTTCAACCTCTTTACTCTTTTGCCTCATTcctttcctcttcctcttcttcatcaAAACCACTTTAACCAATCTTTTCTCATCCAATAAATCCACCAGCAAAATACCAAAATCATATCCAATCATTGGTTCCTATTTCTCAATCCTAGCAAACATAGAACGTCGAATTCAATGGACTTGTGATGTTATTCAAAACACTTCCACCTTAACTTTCACTCTCAATCGTCCTTTCGGTTTTCGCCAAATATTCACAGCTAACCCCGCCAATGTCCAACACATGCTCAAAACCCAATTTCACATTTACCAAAAAGGTAATGTTTTTAAAACAACTATGGCTGATTTTCTTGGTGATGGCATATTTAACGTGGACGGTGACATTTGGAAGTACCAAAGACAAGTTTCAAGCCATGAGTTTAACACAAAATCTCTACGCAAGTTCGTTGAAACTGTTGTTGATACAGAACTCAACGAAAGGCTAATTCCAATTCTTGCTACTGCTGCTTCCAAAAAAACAGTTCTTGATTTTCAAGACATTTTACAAAGGTTTGCTTTTGATAATATTTGTAAAATTGCTTTTGGGTATGATCCTGCTTATTTATTACCATCACTTCCTCAAGCAAAATTTGCTGTTGCTTTTGAAGACGCTGTTAAGCTAAGTAGTGAAAGATTTAATGCTATTTTCCCTTTTCTATGGAAAGTAAAACGAAAGCTCAACATTGGATCTGAGAAAATACTCAGGGCAGCTGTGGATAATGTTCGTCAATTTGCAAAAGAACTcgtcaaagaaaaacaaagagaacTCAATGAAAAATCATCGCTCGAATCAGTGGATTTATTATCAAGATTTTTAAGCACTGGCCATTCGGATAAGGACTTTGTTACAGATATTGTTATAAGTTTCATTTTGGCTGGTCGTGACACAACATCTGCTGCTTTAGCATGGTTCTTTTGGTTAATTTCTGAACACCCAAAAACAGAAAACGAAATCTTAAAAGAGATTAAAGCAAAATCAGAAAGTCCAGTGTATGATGAAGTAAAGGACATGATTTACACACATGCTTCACTTTGTGAAAGCATGAGATTTTACCCTCCAATTCCCATAGATACTAAAGCTGCTACAGAGGATAATATTTTGCCAGATGGTACTTTTGTGAAAAAGGAGACAAGAGTAAGTTATCATATCTATGCAATGGGGAGAGTGGAGAAATTATGGGGAAAAGATTGGGCAGAGTTTAGACCAGAGAGGTGGTTAGATAAGGATGACGAGTCAGGAAATTGGTCTTTTGTGGCTATGGACACGTATACTTATCCTGTTTTTCAGGCGGGACCAAGAATTTGTTTAGGAAAAGAAATGGCATTTTTGCAAATGAAGAGGGTGGTGGCAGGTGTTTTACGGCGGTTCAAGGTGGTTCCGGTGGCAGAAAAAGGTGTTGAGCCGGTCTTTGTGTCTTACCTCACTGCGAAAATGAAAGGTGGTTTCCCTGTGACGATTGAGGAAAGGAACAGTACGGATGTTTGATCTTTATGGCCAAAAAGTACGAGAGTAAAGGTTTTTGTTGCTTCCTCCACTTACCAAAGTGTTTGGatttcaataaaataataataaaaaaaagtttTTGGATTTTGTGTCATTTATACTCtcttcgtttcaatttatgtaaacctattttctttttaatccGTGCCAAAAATAATGACATTTtttcttatttggaaacaatttatctttatgtaatgatttatagccacacaaaatatatgtgcctcattttacaccacaagttcaaaaatcttctctcttttcttaaactccgtgcccactcaaatgagttcacataaattgaaacggatggagtatatgTTTGTATAAGGCAGAACACATAGGCACACCATTAAACTTGTCCTCATTTATTAATATAACACTTAATCTTGAGTCTATTCCATTTGAACCCTATAACAAAGTTATTACTGTGTCACTTAGACACATAAAACACACGAGCCACCTTACGTGGGAATCACAGATGTTTAGCACATGA contains:
- the LOC104108512 gene encoding cytochrome P450 94A2-like; this encodes MMIVEWELSTSLLFCLIPFLFLFFIKTTLTNLFSSNKSTSKIPKSYPIIGSYFSILANIERRIQWTCDVIQNTSTLTFTLNRPFGFRQIFTANPANVQHMLKTQFHIYQKGNVFKTTMADFLGDGIFNVDGDIWKYQRQVSSHEFNTKSLRKFVETVVDTELNERLIPILATAASKKTVLDFQDILQRFAFDNICKIAFGYDPAYLLPSLPQAKFAVAFEDAVKLSSERFNAIFPFLWKVKRKLNIGSEKILRAAVDNVRQFAKELVKEKQRELNEKSSLESVDLLSRFLSTGHSDKDFVTDIVISFILAGRDTTSAALAWFFWLISEHPKTENEILKEIKAKSESPVYDEVKDMIYTHASLCESMRFYPPIPIDTKAATEDNILPDGTFVKKETRVSYHIYAMGRVEKLWGKDWAEFRPERWLDKDDESGNWSFVAMDTYTYPVFQAGPRICLGKEMAFLQMKRVVAGVLRRFKVVPVAEKGVEPVFVSYLTAKMKGGFPVTIEERNSTDV